The following coding sequences are from one Paenibacillus sp. JDR-2 window:
- a CDS encoding PAS domain-containing sensor histidine kinase, translating into MYPNLNDHSLFLHAFEKSPIGMALLSADGSYLKANPSLCKMLGYHESELINLSVKSGTHPDDLEADLELRRKLAQGETDGYQIEKRYIHKSGHMIWGLLNVTVERNLQGIDGNHIFISQIVDISEQKKKEEEYKKIEELHKLISEHSQDVILRLTPDGIISYVSPAARYQIGYEPEELIGKHAYEYWHPDDLNGGWLRRGNPDQSDSRIFVYRLRHKSGHYIWQEAHSKKIRNAAGEIQHVISMGRDVTERVHSEELIRRSEKLSLIGELAAGIAHEIRNPLTSLRGFMQMYLKEDKDGSKKLRNDVMISEIDRINEIVSELLVLAKPSNEVYELRDVVHLLTHVTRLFEGQANLYNVQIKHEFDANLPLIECQSSINQVFINVFKNAIESMPKGGEVSLQAKQIKDRINIRIKDTGYGIPHEDITKIGNPFFTTKETGTGLGLMVSMRIIQNHKGTMRIESEVGKGTMVEIILPINK; encoded by the coding sequence ATGTATCCAAATTTGAATGACCATAGTCTTTTTTTACACGCATTTGAGAAATCTCCAATTGGAATGGCTTTATTATCTGCTGATGGAAGTTATTTAAAGGCTAATCCTTCTTTATGCAAAATGTTGGGATATCACGAAAGTGAATTAATAAATCTAAGCGTTAAATCCGGTACCCATCCTGACGATTTAGAAGCTGATTTGGAATTAAGGCGTAAATTGGCGCAGGGTGAGACGGATGGTTATCAAATTGAAAAAAGGTATATTCATAAATCCGGGCATATGATTTGGGGTCTTCTAAATGTAACTGTGGAAAGGAACCTGCAAGGGATAGATGGTAATCATATTTTCATCTCCCAAATCGTAGATATCTCGGAACAGAAAAAGAAAGAAGAAGAATACAAGAAGATTGAAGAGCTCCACAAGCTTATTTCTGAACATTCACAGGACGTTATCTTACGTTTAACTCCCGACGGAATTATCTCGTATGTCTCGCCAGCTGCCCGTTACCAGATCGGATACGAACCGGAAGAACTCATAGGGAAACATGCCTATGAGTATTGGCATCCGGATGATTTGAACGGCGGCTGGTTAAGGCGGGGTAATCCCGATCAATCGGATAGCAGAATATTCGTGTACCGTCTTCGGCATAAAAGCGGTCATTATATCTGGCAAGAAGCTCACTCTAAAAAAATAAGAAATGCCGCAGGAGAAATTCAACATGTTATCAGCATGGGGCGCGATGTAACGGAACGGGTACATTCGGAAGAGTTAATCCGAAGATCAGAAAAGCTCTCCTTAATTGGCGAGCTTGCAGCCGGCATCGCTCATGAAATCAGAAATCCGTTGACTAGTTTACGAGGATTTATGCAAATGTATTTGAAAGAGGATAAGGACGGTTCAAAGAAATTGCGTAATGATGTCATGATATCGGAAATCGATCGAATCAATGAAATCGTAAGCGAGCTTCTCGTATTGGCCAAGCCGTCAAATGAGGTCTATGAGTTAAGGGACGTTGTACATCTATTAACTCACGTGACAAGATTATTTGAAGGGCAAGCCAACCTGTACAACGTTCAAATAAAGCATGAATTCGACGCCAATCTACCGCTAATTGAATGTCAAAGCAGTATCAATCAAGTCTTTATCAATGTTTTTAAGAATGCCATAGAGTCCATGCCTAAAGGCGGAGAAGTGTCTCTGCAAGCTAAGCAAATAAAGGATCGAATAAACATTCGAATTAAAGACACAGGGTATGGAATCCCGCATGAGGACATAACCAAGATTGGCAATCCTTTTTTCACTACGAAAGAAACAGGAACAGGATTAGGATTAATGGTTTCGATGAGGATCATCCAAAATCATAAAGGAACGATGCGAATCGAGAGTGAAGTTGGGAAAGGAACCATGGTTGAAATTATTTTGCCGATCAACAAATAG
- a CDS encoding membrane lipoprotein lipid attachment site-containing protein: MKKILVVLLALFLTTGCSIQANTDEQLPKEQIGEEIGNIPAACSVPECAVPPGNTFYSIKGKDSKKYVASLSFDGEKHYRWTKINEA; this comes from the coding sequence ATGAAAAAAATTCTAGTCGTCCTATTGGCACTGTTCTTAACAACAGGATGTTCGATCCAAGCCAATACTGATGAACAATTGCCTAAAGAACAAATTGGCGAGGAAATCGGAAATATTCCCGCAGCTTGCAGTGTACCGGAATGCGCGGTGCCTCCTGGCAATACCTTTTATAGCATCAAAGGAAAGGACAGCAAGAAATATGTCGCCAGCCTAAGTTTCGATGGAGAAAAACACTACCGATGGACTAAAATAAATGAAGCATAA
- a CDS encoding spermidine synthase, translating into MRVLYEAASGEGRDEFVVGDVNELFGKKGNFRVLQFSDAAVQGALDLDDPQRIVFEYPQAIIHLLEHNHPRLERVFQIGHGIGTIARHCRGARFMTAELDERIVQASGQYFGSAGEFVAIGDGRSILEGEEAETYDGIIVDAFTDRGVPGHLTTDRFFATAADKLDAEGIIVLNVTGKGPGDRLIGALHATMRESFTHVSAFMLPADRASETRNVLLAGRNSRIECRARDMAGFVPFEPAPGHVIMELVKPFF; encoded by the coding sequence ATGCGCGTGCTTTATGAAGCAGCTTCCGGGGAAGGACGCGACGAATTTGTCGTGGGCGACGTAAACGAGCTATTCGGCAAGAAGGGGAACTTCCGGGTGCTGCAATTTTCGGATGCAGCCGTGCAAGGAGCGCTGGATCTAGATGATCCACAGCGGATCGTGTTCGAATATCCACAGGCTATCATTCATCTGCTGGAGCATAACCATCCACGACTGGAGCGCGTTTTTCAGATTGGACACGGGATCGGGACGATTGCCCGGCATTGCCGGGGCGCAAGGTTCATGACGGCGGAGCTCGACGAGCGGATCGTCCAAGCGAGCGGACAATATTTTGGTTCCGCCGGGGAATTCGTCGCGATTGGCGACGGCCGAAGTATTCTGGAAGGCGAGGAAGCGGAGACGTACGATGGCATTATCGTAGACGCGTTCACGGACAGAGGCGTGCCGGGGCATTTGACAACGGACCGTTTCTTTGCGACAGCGGCGGACAAGCTTGACGCCGAAGGAATAATCGTGCTGAACGTGACTGGCAAAGGACCTGGCGACCGGCTGATCGGCGCCCTCCACGCAACGATGCGCGAGTCTTTCACTCACGTATCGGCCTTTATGCTGCCCGCGGACCGGGCGTCCGAGACACGGAACGTGCTGCTTGCAGGGCGGAATAGCCGAATCGAATGCCGGGCTCGGGATATGGCCGGCTTCGTTCCTTTCGAGCCCGCTCCGGGACATGTCATTATGGAATTAGTGAAACCATTCTTTTGA
- a CDS encoding YbjQ family protein — translation MIAVTTENIQGYRVVEMKGPVFGLIVRSRGIGGDIMAGLKSLVGGEIKQYTAMLEDSRKEAMDRMIKNATQMGANAIVMMRYDSGEIGKNMSEIVAYGTAVVVEKM, via the coding sequence ATGATCGCTGTAACAACTGAAAATATTCAAGGTTACAGAGTTGTCGAAATGAAAGGACCTGTATTTGGTCTTATTGTGAGAAGCAGAGGGATTGGCGGCGACATCATGGCTGGCTTGAAATCCCTCGTTGGCGGCGAAATCAAACAATACACAGCAATGCTTGAAGATTCGAGGAAAGAAGCAATGGACCGCATGATTAAAAATGCCACTCAAATGGGCGCGAACGCTATTGTCATGATGAGATACGATTCGGGCGAGATTGGTAAGAACATGAGTGAAATCGTTGCTTACGGAACGGCTGTCGTTGTGGAGAAAATGTAA
- a CDS encoding purple acid phosphatase family protein translates to MIPTRNNRRIYLFFVILSLLIVGFGILINQQREGGAKTSSSAWSPVSLVSTFKSDPHSSRAFTWYTQSSDLASVLQVVPYLSTETPTFEGDGVLVFKGTSDSIDTGDTGIQGVHKAEATGLAPGTSYAYRVGDGDQEHWSDVYKFTTEQEGTTDFTFINVADSQGTTLSDFQIWGKTLNKAFQTFPKSSFIVHNGDLTENPDDESGWENLFGEARKWVTAFPFMPVTGNHDEVDDNAERFVSHFNVPVNGSESSIVGTTYSFDYGDVHFVMLNTESKLKDQAKWLEQDLAATNKTWLIVSLHRGPYAGNQKESVLKQFVPVFDKYKVDLVLQGHNHEYARSYPMRNNKIVSDNEGTVYVVTNTSGQKFNEKKEDLFYQKVHFQNYKQMFAGIHVSGDTLSYKAYDADGKLLDQFELIK, encoded by the coding sequence ATGATTCCAACTCGAAATAACCGGCGGATATACCTCTTTTTCGTCATTCTATCATTATTGATCGTTGGTTTTGGAATTTTGATTAATCAGCAAAGAGAGGGCGGGGCGAAGACGTCATCCTCCGCTTGGTCTCCTGTTTCACTCGTGTCGACTTTTAAGTCGGATCCTCATTCAAGCAGGGCATTCACCTGGTACACGCAAAGCTCAGATCTGGCATCCGTGCTGCAGGTGGTACCGTACCTGTCTACTGAAACGCCTACTTTCGAGGGAGACGGGGTACTTGTGTTTAAGGGAACAAGCGATTCCATAGATACCGGGGATACTGGAATACAAGGGGTTCATAAAGCGGAAGCAACAGGACTAGCTCCGGGTACATCGTATGCCTATCGGGTAGGGGATGGTGATCAGGAACACTGGAGCGACGTATACAAATTCACGACAGAGCAAGAGGGAACGACCGATTTTACTTTTATCAACGTAGCGGATTCTCAGGGAACCACCCTTAGTGATTTCCAGATATGGGGTAAAACGCTGAATAAGGCATTTCAAACGTTTCCCAAATCATCCTTCATTGTTCATAATGGGGACCTGACAGAGAATCCCGACGATGAATCGGGTTGGGAAAATCTCTTTGGCGAGGCTAGAAAATGGGTCACGGCATTTCCGTTTATGCCCGTAACCGGAAACCATGACGAAGTGGATGATAATGCTGAGCGTTTTGTCTCCCATTTCAACGTACCCGTTAACGGCTCGGAAAGCTCCATCGTTGGAACAACGTATTCCTTCGATTATGGCGATGTTCACTTCGTTATGTTAAACACGGAATCCAAACTTAAAGACCAGGCAAAGTGGCTGGAGCAAGATCTTGCGGCTACGAACAAAACGTGGCTTATCGTTTCCCTCCATCGAGGGCCATACGCGGGAAACCAGAAGGAATCGGTGCTCAAGCAGTTCGTTCCCGTATTCGATAAATACAAAGTCGATCTCGTCCTGCAAGGCCATAATCATGAATATGCCCGTTCTTACCCAATGAGAAATAACAAGATCGTATCCGACAACGAAGGAACCGTATACGTGGTGACAAATACTTCCGGGCAAAAATTCAACGAGAAGAAGGAAGACCTGTTCTACCAGAAGGTTCATTTCCAAAATTATAAACAGATGTTTGCAGGCATCCATGTAAGTGGGGACACTTTGAGCTACAAGGCTTATGACGCGGACGGCAAGCTATTAGACCAGTTTGAGTTGATTAAGTAA
- a CDS encoding SDR family oxidoreductase, with protein sequence MKVLFIGGTGLISTAASRLALQQGIELYLLNRGRRQGNVPQGANVLHGDINDRVAMKKLLDGKYFDAVVDWIAFKPEDIERDVEMFANKTDQYIFISTVATYQRPPSHYLFDESAPQHNPGWQYAVDKIACEERLIRAYRETGFPATIVRPSHTYGETAIPFAVTSGAHPWTLIDRIRRGKKIIVPGDGTSLWTITHNSDFAKGLVGLLGNSQTLGQAFHITSDEVKTWNQYLAAIGKAAGVEPEAIHMTSECISLFLPEYKAGLFGDASNSYVVDNRNPGYQATMNFERGIRQSLAYFEAYPELQTIDEELNARMDKMISSYENFLASIN encoded by the coding sequence GTGAAGGTACTGTTTATCGGAGGAACGGGTCTTATCAGTACGGCAGCCTCTAGGTTGGCGCTGCAACAAGGAATAGAACTCTATCTCTTGAATCGAGGCCGCCGGCAAGGTAATGTGCCCCAAGGTGCTAATGTGCTTCACGGGGATATCAACGATCGAGTCGCCATGAAGAAGCTGTTGGATGGGAAGTATTTTGATGCTGTGGTCGATTGGATCGCCTTCAAGCCGGAGGATATTGAACGGGATGTCGAGATGTTCGCGAATAAGACGGATCAATATATTTTCATCAGCACGGTAGCGACCTATCAACGTCCGCCAAGCCATTATCTGTTCGATGAGTCGGCTCCCCAACATAACCCGGGCTGGCAGTACGCCGTCGACAAAATCGCCTGTGAAGAACGGTTGATACGGGCATACCGGGAGACGGGGTTCCCCGCAACGATCGTTCGGCCTTCGCACACGTATGGGGAGACCGCGATTCCTTTCGCGGTAACGAGCGGAGCTCACCCCTGGACGCTGATCGACCGCATACGCAGAGGGAAAAAAATCATCGTTCCGGGCGACGGCACCTCGCTCTGGACGATTACGCACAATAGCGATTTCGCCAAAGGCCTGGTCGGATTGCTTGGCAACAGCCAGACACTCGGCCAAGCGTTCCACATCACGTCCGATGAGGTGAAAACGTGGAACCAATACCTGGCTGCGATTGGCAAGGCCGCAGGCGTGGAACCGGAAGCCATTCACATGACTTCGGAATGTATTTCTTTGTTTTTGCCTGAGTACAAAGCAGGTTTGTTCGGGGACGCAAGCAATAGTTACGTCGTCGACAATCGGAATCCCGGCTATCAGGCCACAATGAATTTCGAACGTGGCATCAGGCAATCACTCGCCTATTTCGAAGCATATCCGGAGCTTCAGACCATTGACGAAGAGCTTAACGCCAGGATGGACAAGATGATTTCTTCTTACGAGAACTTTTTAGCTAGCATCAATTGA
- a CDS encoding phytanoyl-CoA dioxygenase family protein yields the protein MGFIPYAVTAEDKRHFERDGYWISPKLIDDETIEKLRLAHERIWASDFDGDGYPMHDIRIPENKTALRKHDNGWWINDEVKNVVTHPDLGRMSADLIGESSIRLWHDQVIYKPSAAGQETMLGNVGWHQDYGFWRCSSTTNMVTVWIALQDTDLNNGGMRTILGSHKWGVVEGSATFFDPDLDGLKQKFSELGEWKDEPCILRAGQASFHHGLTFHGSGPNLSEQPRLSIVAHLMPGDTVYKSGRGRHDNVRLIGPRPLDGQPFNNEYFPLLYSK from the coding sequence ATGGGTTTTATTCCTTATGCAGTGACTGCGGAAGACAAACGGCATTTCGAGCGTGACGGTTATTGGATCAGCCCTAAACTTATTGACGACGAGACGATTGAAAAGCTTCGGCTGGCTCACGAGCGGATATGGGCATCCGACTTCGATGGCGATGGTTACCCCATGCATGATATTCGTATTCCCGAGAATAAAACGGCGTTGCGAAAACACGATAACGGCTGGTGGATTAATGACGAGGTTAAAAACGTTGTAACTCATCCGGATTTAGGACGTATGTCCGCTGATTTAATCGGTGAATCCTCGATTAGACTCTGGCATGATCAAGTTATCTACAAGCCTAGTGCCGCTGGCCAGGAAACCATGCTGGGCAATGTAGGATGGCATCAGGACTACGGCTTTTGGAGATGCAGCAGTACAACGAATATGGTAACAGTCTGGATTGCCTTGCAGGATACCGATCTAAACAATGGGGGAATGAGAACGATACTGGGTTCTCACAAGTGGGGAGTAGTGGAAGGCAGTGCTACTTTTTTTGACCCGGATTTGGATGGGCTAAAACAGAAATTTTCCGAATTGGGGGAATGGAAGGATGAGCCGTGCATTTTGAGAGCTGGCCAGGCTAGCTTCCACCATGGATTAACGTTCCACGGCTCCGGACCAAATCTGTCAGAGCAACCGCGGCTTTCCATTGTCGCACATTTGATGCCTGGGGATACCGTTTATAAATCAGGCAGGGGAAGACATGACAATGTTCGTCTAATAGGTCCTAGGCCACTCGATGGACAGCCTTTCAATAACGAATATTTCCCTTTGCTTTACAGTAAATAA
- a CDS encoding AraC family transcriptional regulator — protein sequence MTTGKDRIGRWVYDGEEHDNSDAVKVPELLMLGYDHFTEALRLSQHEHDGAFEFVFIESGKVTWEVNGQHYETRAGEMFHTRPNEPHRARMDYMEPCSIWWMIVTMPSTNSSWLGLSKCEADSVIEKLQSLPRVLRTNAQLKISFSRLQHALRTEAQPWLKLKVRHFVLDLILNMTEPPPDLHIPEDLQAGLRSIVENMQRNPEKHWNNRDIAASIGISESHFYRLFRQSFGQSPSSFVERKRVEYAAQLLMHSDAPITSLALTLDFKTSQHFSTVFKKVTGITPSQWRAAHHKSTSE from the coding sequence ATGACAACCGGGAAAGACCGTATAGGACGTTGGGTATATGATGGGGAGGAACATGACAATTCCGATGCCGTAAAGGTTCCCGAACTTCTCATGCTTGGCTATGATCATTTCACCGAAGCGCTTAGATTGTCACAACACGAGCATGATGGAGCCTTTGAATTTGTGTTCATCGAAAGCGGTAAAGTAACTTGGGAGGTCAATGGACAACACTATGAAACAAGGGCCGGCGAGATGTTTCATACCCGCCCGAATGAACCTCACCGGGCGCGTATGGACTATATGGAGCCCTGCTCGATCTGGTGGATGATTGTTACAATGCCTTCAACGAATTCATCCTGGCTTGGTCTAAGCAAATGTGAAGCCGATTCCGTCATAGAAAAATTGCAGAGCCTGCCTAGGGTCTTACGGACTAACGCCCAGTTGAAAATAAGCTTCAGCAGGCTGCAGCATGCTCTTCGTACGGAAGCGCAGCCCTGGCTTAAACTGAAAGTTCGTCATTTTGTACTGGATCTTATTCTTAACATGACCGAGCCTCCTCCTGATTTGCATATCCCGGAAGATCTGCAAGCTGGTTTGCGTTCTATTGTAGAGAACATGCAACGAAACCCTGAGAAGCATTGGAACAATCGGGACATTGCAGCCTCAATTGGTATAAGTGAATCCCATTTCTACCGATTGTTTCGGCAAAGCTTTGGTCAGTCGCCCTCTTCATTCGTGGAACGTAAACGTGTAGAGTATGCCGCCCAGTTGTTAATGCATTCAGATGCTCCCATTACGAGCCTTGCTTTAACTCTTGACTTCAAGACGAGCCAGCATTTCAGCACAGTGTTTAAAAAAGTTACCGGCATAACTCCCAGCCAATGGCGGGCCGCGCATCATAAATCAACAAGTGAATAA
- a CDS encoding glycoside hydrolase family 27 protein, which yields MKVQYKARISARMYSAVKPAGAIVLGLALLLTAIFGGYGVLPPRVAEAANNGLALKPLMGWSSYSMQVYSGNGAWITAAQIKAQSDAMHQKLQSHGYEYINVDAGWNGGLDGYGRPVPSTTLYPNGLTDVINYVHANGQKFGLYFIPGLSPQAYDADLPIYGAPGCSMQDIAVQPLKTADYWGLDYKIDFGNACAQKYIDSIADLIDSWGVDFVKFDSVTPGSGHNDTSIDARGDVAAWSQALSSRGIWFEISWALDHNYVDYWKQYANGWRVDWDVECYCVNTALTSWPNIARLFPDAAVWWRDAGPGGWNDFDSLNVGNGAMDGLTQDERQTAMSLWAMSSAQLYTGNDLTNLDAFGLSLLTNDEVIAVNQAGRPAHPVSTSSNQQVWYANNGDGTYTVGLFNLGSSAATVTVNWNDIGLNGAAAVRDLWSHNDLGSFNTGYSSVNLPPHASRLFKVASSGGSVTANDDDTGVKYTGAWQRGYNRGLGDYQDDVHYTQTNNDAFEYTFQGTGIDLITEKSPDQGNVDVYLDNVLKGTVNTYNSVRQTQQTVYSVSGLTNGTHTLKVVKKSGAYMLLDKLRFFVASPLAVNDTDSGITYSGAWSLNSARGFGDYQDDVHFTQTNNDFVQYTFNGTGIDLVTEKDSAQGDVDIYIDNVFKQTVNTYSPSRLVQQTVYSIGGLTSGTHTIKAVKKSGTYMLLDQFRIKSPRIQYNDTDPGIVYTGSWSLNGNRGFGDYNNDVHFTQTNNDFLQFAFTGTGVELITEKDSSQGNVDIYIDNILQATVNTSSTTRQVNQVVFQATGLTSGSHTLKAVKKSGTYMLLDSIRVTP from the coding sequence ATGAAGGTACAGTACAAAGCAAGGATCTCCGCAAGGATGTATTCAGCGGTCAAACCGGCTGGTGCGATTGTCCTGGGACTCGCCCTGCTGCTGACTGCCATCTTTGGGGGTTACGGCGTCCTGCCGCCCCGGGTCGCGGAGGCCGCGAATAACGGATTGGCGCTTAAGCCGTTAATGGGCTGGAGCAGCTACAGCATGCAGGTGTATTCCGGCAACGGCGCTTGGATCACGGCGGCGCAGATCAAAGCACAGTCGGACGCCATGCATCAGAAGCTGCAGTCGCATGGGTACGAGTACATTAACGTGGACGCGGGCTGGAATGGCGGCCTTGACGGATATGGACGGCCCGTGCCAAGCACGACGCTTTATCCGAACGGATTGACCGACGTCATTAATTACGTGCATGCCAACGGACAAAAGTTCGGCCTGTATTTCATTCCGGGTCTGTCCCCTCAAGCCTATGACGCTGATTTGCCGATTTACGGCGCCCCGGGCTGTTCGATGCAGGACATCGCCGTCCAACCGCTTAAGACCGCGGATTATTGGGGCCTGGACTACAAAATCGATTTCGGTAACGCATGTGCCCAAAAGTACATTGATTCCATTGCGGACCTGATCGATTCATGGGGTGTCGATTTCGTGAAATTCGACAGCGTTACACCTGGTTCCGGACATAACGATACGTCGATCGACGCTCGCGGCGACGTTGCCGCTTGGTCGCAGGCGCTCAGCTCGCGCGGTATCTGGTTCGAGATCTCGTGGGCGCTCGACCACAATTACGTCGATTACTGGAAGCAATACGCCAACGGCTGGCGCGTCGACTGGGACGTTGAATGCTACTGCGTCAATACGGCGCTCACAAGCTGGCCAAACATCGCTCGTCTCTTCCCGGACGCTGCTGTCTGGTGGCGGGATGCCGGGCCGGGCGGCTGGAACGACTTCGACTCGCTGAACGTCGGCAACGGCGCGATGGACGGGTTAACGCAGGATGAGCGGCAGACGGCAATGTCGCTGTGGGCGATGTCTTCGGCACAGCTGTATACGGGTAACGATCTGACCAACCTGGACGCTTTTGGCTTATCGCTTCTAACGAACGATGAAGTCATTGCCGTCAACCAAGCAGGCCGTCCAGCCCATCCCGTATCGACCTCGTCCAACCAGCAAGTCTGGTACGCCAATAACGGCGACGGCACGTATACCGTCGGATTGTTCAACCTTGGGTCTTCCGCCGCTACGGTGACGGTGAATTGGAACGACATAGGTCTGAACGGAGCCGCTGCGGTGCGCGATCTGTGGAGCCACAACGACCTCGGATCGTTCAATACGGGTTACAGCTCCGTTAATTTGCCGCCTCATGCTTCGCGGCTGTTCAAGGTGGCATCATCCGGCGGTTCCGTAACCGCAAACGACGACGATACTGGAGTCAAGTATACGGGTGCCTGGCAGCGCGGCTACAACCGCGGACTCGGCGACTATCAGGACGACGTGCATTACACCCAGACGAACAACGACGCTTTTGAATACACCTTCCAGGGCACCGGTATCGATCTAATTACCGAGAAATCTCCCGACCAAGGCAATGTTGACGTCTATCTCGATAATGTATTAAAAGGAACAGTTAATACGTATAACAGCGTGAGGCAGACGCAGCAAACCGTATACAGCGTTAGCGGACTGACGAACGGCACGCATACGCTGAAAGTTGTTAAGAAATCCGGCGCCTATATGCTGCTCGATAAGCTTCGCTTCTTCGTGGCGTCGCCGCTCGCGGTGAACGATACGGATTCGGGTATCACTTATTCAGGCGCTTGGTCTCTGAACAGTGCTAGAGGATTCGGCGATTATCAGGACGATGTCCATTTCACGCAGACAAACAACGATTTCGTGCAATACACGTTCAACGGAACAGGAATCGACCTCGTCACGGAGAAGGATTCAGCCCAAGGCGACGTCGATATTTACATCGACAACGTCTTCAAGCAAACCGTAAACACCTATAGCCCTTCGCGCCTCGTCCAACAAACCGTGTATAGCATTGGTGGTCTGACAAGCGGCACACATACGATCAAAGCCGTAAAAAAATCCGGCACCTACATGCTGCTCGATCAATTCAGAATCAAAAGTCCGCGCATCCAGTACAACGACACCGATCCAGGCATCGTCTACACCGGTTCCTGGTCGCTGAACGGCAATCGCGGTTTCGGCGATTACAATAACGACGTGCATTTCACCCAGACGAATAACGATTTTTTACAGTTCGCGTTCACGGGCACCGGCGTCGAGCTCATTACGGAGAAAGATTCGTCCCAAGGCAACGTTGACATTTACATCGACAACATCCTACAGGCGACGGTCAACACGTCGAGTACCACCAGGCAGGTAAATCAAGTCGTTTTCCAAGCAACTGGCTTGACGAGCGGAAGCCATACGCTAAAGGCCGTTAAGAAATCCGGCACTTACATGCTGCTGGATTCCATTCGAGTTACCCCGTAA
- a CDS encoding ATP-binding protein produces the protein MISHSDFILNAFIIFLPLIFYGPFYKRKHPLFVYVLFLIPLIITMTFPVKLFDSVLDLRAIPLVIGSLYGGLYTTLLLFGSMLTYRQILGGIDLFHYFLSLLPTIVLLLFLIKTYEKAGAKKRMLLVSGMCFFLRVTVVNFYALLEGKETFFMASFVPSLPLILVQCIMAVMLVFMIEMIRTQNRMQEEIIQAEKMKVVSEIAASVAHEVRNPLTSVRGFIQLLSNPALSDHKRKEFSAITLEELDRAESIISDYLSLAKPQVERFESISLEEALSKAAQILSSYANMQNVEILTDVKHPATVYGSKSKFRQAIINIGKNAIEAMPAGGKLTLSYTVNEPIKNVTISISDTGMGMNEEQLNRLGAPYYTTKDKGTGLGTMVIFSVIRGMNGNIVVHSKEGAGTTYYITLPLNGHA, from the coding sequence ATGATCTCTCATTCCGACTTCATCCTCAACGCTTTTATTATTTTCCTGCCTTTGATTTTTTACGGACCTTTCTATAAACGTAAACACCCGCTTTTCGTTTACGTTTTATTTTTGATTCCTCTAATTATTACAATGACCTTTCCGGTCAAACTCTTCGATTCGGTGCTCGACCTCAGAGCTATTCCTCTCGTCATCGGTTCACTCTACGGTGGCCTTTATACGACGTTGCTCTTATTTGGCAGTATGCTAACTTACAGGCAGATCTTGGGCGGCATCGATCTTTTTCATTACTTCCTCTCGCTGCTGCCGACAATCGTTTTGCTGCTGTTCCTCATCAAGACATACGAGAAAGCCGGGGCCAAGAAAAGAATGCTGCTTGTTTCCGGAATGTGTTTCTTTTTGCGCGTGACGGTCGTCAATTTTTATGCTCTGCTCGAGGGCAAGGAGACTTTTTTTATGGCTTCGTTCGTTCCAAGTCTACCTCTTATCCTTGTTCAGTGCATCATGGCGGTAATGCTGGTTTTCATGATTGAAATGATCCGGACGCAGAATCGGATGCAAGAGGAAATCATCCAAGCGGAGAAAATGAAGGTTGTCAGCGAAATCGCAGCTTCCGTCGCGCATGAAGTCCGCAACCCGTTAACGTCCGTCCGCGGTTTCATTCAACTGTTGTCCAACCCGGCACTTAGTGATCATAAACGAAAAGAATTCTCCGCTATAACACTCGAAGAGCTGGACCGGGCGGAATCGATCATTTCCGATTATTTATCTCTTGCCAAGCCACAGGTCGAAAGGTTCGAATCAATCAGCCTCGAGGAGGCGCTCTCCAAGGCGGCCCAAATCCTGAGCTCCTACGCGAATATGCAGAACGTCGAGATCCTCACGGACGTAAAGCATCCCGCAACGGTATACGGCAGCAAGTCCAAATTCAGGCAAGCCATTATCAATATCGGAAAGAACGCTATCGAGGCAATGCCTGCCGGGGGGAAGCTAACTTTGTCTTACACGGTTAACGAGCCTATCAAAAACGTCACCATTTCGATTTCCGATACCGGAATGGGCATGAACGAGGAACAGCTTAACCGGCTGGGAGCGCCTTATTACACGACCAAAGATAAAGGTACCGGTCTTGGGACCATGGTCATCTTCAGCGTCATTCGGGGGATGAACGGCAATATCGTGGTCCACAGCAAGGAAGGAGCCGGAACCACGTATTACATTACGCTTCCCTTGAATGGGCATGCGTGA